A genome region from Halorussus pelagicus includes the following:
- a CDS encoding NOP5/NOP56 family protein, translating to MTEDGTRPETDGGGWFEGVAPDDTAAGAARIREGRADAPADWPARAVESGFADTEEDYYDALREATLRAAREGAAERERADDQQLVHAVRAMDDAAAEANELAERVAEWAGSRYPDAGTGVEYARELADRDPESATDERLISLARRVAELDDESDELREFIERETPEVSPNLAALAGPVLAARLISLAGGLESLAKKPSGTVQVLGAEDSLFAHLRGHAPSPKHGVIFTHEFVRGTRPDKRGSAARTLAGKLTIAARIDHYSGERKPELDAELQRRMDQIRGENDGEPEQQGGDA from the coding sequence ATGACCGAAGATGGAACTCGCCCCGAGACCGACGGCGGCGGGTGGTTCGAGGGGGTCGCGCCGGACGACACCGCGGCGGGCGCGGCCCGGATACGCGAGGGTCGGGCCGACGCGCCCGCCGACTGGCCCGCGCGGGCCGTCGAGTCCGGGTTCGCCGACACCGAGGAGGACTACTACGACGCGCTCCGAGAGGCGACGCTCCGGGCCGCCCGCGAGGGGGCGGCAGAGCGCGAGCGCGCCGACGACCAACAACTGGTCCACGCGGTCCGCGCGATGGACGACGCCGCGGCCGAGGCCAACGAACTCGCCGAGCGCGTCGCCGAGTGGGCGGGCAGTCGCTACCCCGACGCCGGGACCGGCGTCGAGTACGCCCGCGAGTTGGCCGACCGGGACCCCGAGTCGGCGACCGACGAGCGCCTGATTTCGCTTGCCCGCAGAGTCGCCGAGTTGGACGACGAATCCGACGAACTGCGCGAATTCATCGAACGCGAGACGCCCGAGGTGTCGCCGAACCTCGCCGCGCTGGCCGGGCCGGTGCTGGCCGCGCGACTCATCTCGCTCGCTGGCGGACTGGAATCGCTGGCCAAGAAACCCTCCGGGACCGTGCAGGTCCTCGGCGCGGAGGACTCGCTGTTCGCGCATCTCCGGGGCCACGCGCCCTCGCCCAAGCACGGCGTCATCTTCACCCACGAGTTCGTCCGCGGGACCCGTCCGGACAAGCGCGGGTCGGCCGCGCGGACGCTGGCCGGAAAACTCACCATCGCGGCCCGCATCGACCACTACTCCGGCGAGCGCAAGCCGGAACTCGACGCGGAGCTACAGCGCCGGATGGACCAGATTCGCGGCGAGAACGACGGCGAACCCGAACAGCAGGGAGGCGACGCATGA
- a CDS encoding Hsp20/alpha crystallin family protein: MSRSNRRRPSDPDPEIAVDVAERGDEFVVTADLPGIRKQNIDVRVRNDRVQILADPETDDEGGGAFADRAREQGQVSRTIRLSERVSEKRTTAEYLNGRLTITLPKRERQQSVDVE, translated from the coding sequence ATGTCACGCAGCAACCGACGCCGACCGAGTGACCCGGACCCAGAAATCGCCGTGGACGTAGCCGAACGCGGCGACGAGTTCGTCGTGACCGCCGACCTGCCGGGCATTCGCAAGCAGAACATCGACGTGCGCGTCCGGAACGACCGCGTCCAGATACTCGCCGACCCCGAAACCGACGACGAGGGCGGCGGCGCGTTCGCCGACCGGGCGCGCGAACAGGGGCAAGTCAGTCGGACGATTCGCCTGTCCGAGCGAGTGAGCGAGAAGCGAACGACCGCCGAGTACCTGAATGGCCGCCTCACGATTACGCTCCCGAAGCGCGAACGGCAGCAGTCAGTGGACGTGGAGTAG
- a CDS encoding methylated-DNA--[protein]-cysteine S-methyltransferase, whose product MHAELFGRTVELDADSVAASEDEIRAQVAEYAAGERREFDLSVALADGFAGEVMAKMRAIPYGETRTYGEIADALDSAPVAVGRACGANPVPLVVPCHRVVGVDSLGGYSAGDGPALKRRLLELEGARE is encoded by the coding sequence ATGCACGCCGAACTGTTCGGTCGAACCGTCGAACTCGACGCCGACAGTGTCGCGGCCTCCGAAGACGAAATCCGGGCGCAGGTCGCCGAGTACGCCGCGGGCGAGCGCCGGGAGTTCGACCTGTCGGTGGCGCTCGCAGACGGATTCGCGGGCGAAGTCATGGCCAAGATGCGCGCGATTCCGTACGGCGAGACTCGGACCTACGGCGAGATCGCCGACGCGCTCGACTCCGCGCCGGTCGCGGTGGGCCGGGCCTGCGGAGCGAATCCGGTACCGCTGGTGGTGCCCTGCCACCGCGTCGTCGGTGTGGACTCGCTGGGCGGTTACTCGGCGGGCGACGGTCCCGCGCTCAAGCGGCGACTGCTCGAACTCGAAGGTGCCCGCGAGTAG
- the paaE gene encoding 1,2-phenylacetyl-CoA epoxidase subunit PaaE → MRRPDPSVETSGEDSGAECPYCQSTDTEREHPKGPSLCRSMHYCNDCEQPFEKFE, encoded by the coding sequence ATGCGACGACCCGACCCCAGCGTCGAGACCTCCGGCGAGGACAGCGGCGCGGAGTGCCCCTACTGCCAATCGACCGACACCGAGCGCGAGCATCCGAAAGGCCCGTCGCTGTGTCGGTCGATGCACTACTGCAACGACTGCGAACAGCCCTTCGAGAAGTTCGAGTAG
- the paaD gene encoding 1,2-phenylacetyl-CoA epoxidase subunit PaaD — MSSDLPYDPEIPDLREEDPADLDADEIPGTGGVSGSGDAAVPGLGDDCTDPALCAYTEYVEGEEVEDLPATGEGAAGIEAEVWDALYGVEDPEMPVSIVDLGLVYGLDVMEREDEGHHAEVLMTLTYSGCPARDMLTDEVERAVAGVSSIESVDLRLVWSPEWSIEMVTERGKADLNEFGLSV, encoded by the coding sequence ATGTCCAGTGACCTACCGTACGACCCCGAGATTCCGGACCTCCGTGAGGAGGACCCCGCGGACCTCGACGCCGACGAGATTCCCGGCACGGGCGGCGTCTCCGGTTCCGGAGACGCCGCCGTGCCGGGTCTGGGCGACGACTGCACTGACCCCGCGCTCTGTGCCTACACCGAGTACGTCGAGGGCGAGGAAGTCGAGGACCTGCCCGCGACGGGCGAGGGCGCGGCGGGAATCGAGGCCGAGGTGTGGGACGCGCTCTACGGCGTCGAGGACCCCGAGATGCCCGTCTCCATCGTGGACCTCGGACTCGTCTACGGTCTCGACGTGATGGAGCGCGAAGACGAGGGCCACCACGCCGAGGTCCTGATGACCTTGACCTACTCGGGGTGTCCGGCCCGCGACATGCTGACCGACGAGGTCGAACGCGCCGTCGCGGGCGTCTCCAGTATCGAGTCGGTGGACCTGCGACTCGTTTGGAGTCCCGAGTGGTCCATCGAGATGGTGACCGAACGCGGGAAGGCCGACCTCAACGAGTTCGGCCTGAGCGTCTGA
- the paaC gene encoding 1,2-phenylacetyl-CoA epoxidase subunit PaaC: MASAEQLPGPDDLSAEEREAVETLLFRLADDEFVTAERYTEWQVRAPTLESDLALANITQDELGHARLWFDLLQDFGPDEPDLIWERPADEWHHATLAELPYEEGDWADPILRSYLYDVAEELRLEALVDSSYARIRDRVGKIRGEEDYHREHAENWLERLTDDDEGRRRVQQALDRLLPYALTLFAPVDDEIETRIDELGLRTETLADMREEWLDTVVPYLEGLGLTVDEVELPEQYDTHHEDLDLPEDIGRDTSHTDDWDDLWSEFTNTYRELDRHEATRIMNDPDDEE, encoded by the coding sequence ATGGCGAGCGCCGAGCAACTGCCCGGTCCCGACGACCTCTCCGCGGAAGAGCGCGAAGCGGTCGAGACGCTACTCTTCCGCCTCGCGGACGACGAGTTCGTCACCGCCGAGCGATACACCGAGTGGCAGGTCCGCGCGCCGACGCTCGAATCCGACCTCGCGCTGGCCAACATCACGCAGGACGAACTCGGGCACGCGCGTCTCTGGTTCGACCTGCTACAGGATTTCGGCCCGGACGAACCCGACCTCATCTGGGAGCGACCCGCCGACGAGTGGCACCACGCCACCCTTGCGGAACTCCCCTACGAGGAGGGCGACTGGGCCGACCCGATTCTGCGGTCGTACCTCTACGACGTGGCCGAGGAACTTCGTCTCGAAGCCCTCGTGGACTCGTCGTACGCTCGCATCCGCGACCGCGTGGGCAAGATTCGGGGCGAAGAGGACTACCACCGCGAACACGCCGAGAACTGGCTCGAACGACTCACCGACGACGACGAAGGGAGACGACGCGTCCAGCAGGCGCTCGACCGCCTCCTGCCCTATGCCCTCACGCTCTTCGCGCCCGTAGACGACGAGATAGAGACCCGCATCGACGAGTTGGGTCTCCGGACCGAGACGCTGGCCGACATGCGCGAGGAGTGGCTCGACACCGTGGTCCCGTACCTCGAAGGTCTCGGTCTCACCGTGGACGAGGTCGAACTGCCAGAGCAGTACGACACCCACCACGAGGATTTGGACCTGCCCGAAGATATCGGGCGCGACACGTCCCACACCGACGACTGGGACGACCTCTGGAGCGAGTTCACCAACACGTACCGCGAACTCGACCGCCACGAGGCGACCCGCATCATGAACGACCCCGACGACGAGGAGTGA
- the paaB gene encoding 1,2-phenylacetyl-CoA epoxidase subunit PaaB: MIWEVFRQDQAGEYHTHCGNVHAPDREMALMFAEVQHGRRKPTNSLWVVPQKEIGEVDTEDAKFGGTTDKSYRWAQSYSFEAAASEVAESESEQVQAETERKRGDD; the protein is encoded by the coding sequence ATGATTTGGGAAGTGTTCCGACAGGACCAAGCGGGCGAGTATCACACCCACTGCGGAAACGTCCACGCGCCCGACCGCGAGATGGCGCTCATGTTTGCCGAGGTCCAGCACGGGCGGCGCAAGCCGACCAACAGCCTCTGGGTTGTCCCCCAGAAGGAAATCGGCGAGGTAGACACCGAGGACGCGAAGTTCGGCGGCACGACCGACAAGTCCTACCGGTGGGCACAGTCCTATAGCTTCGAGGCCGCCGCCTCGGAGGTCGCCGAGTCCGAGAGCGAGCAGGTGCAGGCCGAGACCGAGCGAAAGCGAGGTGACGACTGA
- the paaA gene encoding 1,2-phenylacetyl-CoA epoxidase subunit PaaA — protein MDIEQLKERAGPREFSPKDDLPEKYRKAATRMIQFHANSEIMGAYLERPFIREAPSLDRKLACSAKVQDEIGHGQLLYRAAESLGIKSREQMLDELAEGEGKFLNCFHYPMESWVETPMIAFFVDGAAMRRQATLKQSSWEPYAHAMDKVCFEEGFHVKHGEAILYELMTGSKAEQEKTQEAFETWWPRIIQFFGPTDDKSTHHDFSADVGLKTMSNDELRNAFLNAYIPKAKKYGLEIPEEPRIRENGDGTYEVEEDDLDWEEFFTIAKNDSPGSHEQIGKRSRTQEAVEWVRNSLDDWETKGAGQTPQAAD, from the coding sequence ATGGATATCGAACAGCTCAAGGAGCGCGCCGGGCCGCGCGAGTTCAGTCCGAAAGACGACCTCCCGGAGAAGTACCGGAAGGCCGCGACACGGATGATTCAGTTCCACGCGAACAGCGAGATAATGGGGGCGTACCTCGAACGACCCTTCATCCGGGAGGCTCCGAGCCTCGACCGAAAGCTGGCGTGTAGCGCGAAGGTGCAGGACGAAATCGGCCACGGGCAACTGCTCTACCGGGCCGCCGAGTCGTTGGGTATCAAGTCCCGCGAGCAGATGCTCGACGAGTTGGCCGAGGGCGAAGGGAAGTTCCTCAACTGCTTCCACTACCCGATGGAGTCGTGGGTCGAGACGCCGATGATCGCCTTCTTCGTGGACGGCGCGGCGATGCGCCGACAGGCGACGCTCAAGCAGTCCAGTTGGGAACCCTACGCCCACGCGATGGACAAGGTGTGCTTCGAGGAGGGGTTCCACGTCAAGCACGGCGAGGCCATCCTCTACGAACTCATGACCGGGTCGAAGGCCGAACAGGAGAAGACTCAGGAGGCCTTCGAGACGTGGTGGCCCCGCATCATCCAGTTCTTCGGACCGACCGACGACAAGTCCACTCACCACGACTTCTCGGCCGACGTGGGCCTGAAGACGATGAGCAACGACGAACTGCGCAACGCCTTCCTCAACGCCTACATCCCGAAGGCCAAGAAGTACGGTCTCGAAATTCCCGAGGAACCGCGCATCCGCGAGAACGGCGACGGCACCTACGAAGTCGAGGAGGACGACCTCGACTGGGAGGAGTTTTTCACCATCGCCAAGAACGATTCGCCGGGAAGCCACGAGCAGATTGGCAAGCGCAGTCGGACCCAAGAGGCCGTCGAGTGGGTCCGCAATAGCTTGGACGACTGGGAGACCAAGGGCGCGGGCCAGACCCCGCAGGCGGCCGACTAA